The DNA region TCAGAGAGGTTCCGATGCATTTTCCACATCCCTGCTATGATAACGATACAAAGGTCAATGAACTCATGTTGCTCAAGGTAAAAATAACATTACAGCATCAATATAAATTAATAGATGGAAAATCAGCCAATATATGCAAAGAGATTCAgcattaatatattttgttcttttcttatTTAAGCTTGGCCAATCTGTGAATGAAACCGAGACAGTGAAGTATCTTAAGTTGGATGATGCCATCGAAGATCCAGCAGCTGGGACCAGCTGCATGGTGGCAGGATGGGGCCAAACAAACTAGGATGCCATGGAAATGTCTGACGTCTTGATGTCTGTCAATGTGACTGTGGTCGACAGAGTGAAGTGCAACTCTGCTGAATATTACAACTGCAAACCTGTGATCACCAGTGATATGATATGTGCTGGTTCAGACGGTCAAAATGAAGCTGACACTTGTGGGGTAAGTAacagtgaatgtttgtttgcacGGATTTAACTGCCGCCCCTCCTGTCAGTGTCTGGACTGCCTGTCAGTGACTGTGGTTTTCTCTGTAGGGGGATTCAGGAGGCCCACTGGTGTGCAGCAGAGGGCTGGTTGGAGTCACTTCTTTCGGGTACAAGTGTGGCCTGATTAAGAAGCCAGGAGTTTACTCGTATCTCACAGTGAAACAACTCAAATGGATCAAAAAGACAATGAAGAAGTCTGACATTTAATGAGCACCTGCTGTGAAGGATTTTGTATTTGCGACCATGTTAATCAATTCTATGTGAGGTGATATGAGGGAGATTTCTGCTTCTGCTGATATAAAACAGGCCGAGGTCACCACTTCCTGCATCAAGAGCCTACTTTGAAACTGAGGTTTCAGCTCAAGTCTTGTGGAAAAAAAGTGTTGCAATAAAGATCAATTCTGGGCCATGATGTTTTATCTAATACAGTGATTCTCAACTGGTGGGTCCCGGgccccaaaaaaaataaaaaaagaatcctgtgcttttactttgaaggttgtttttttttgcagcggAGTGCTGTCCATTCAAAGTCCTTAACAGTATGTTGTATTACCTTGTGTCCCTAAGATGCACTTTTGgggttttaattaaaatacagcTAATTGAGTGTAAAAGGAATATTTCCCTCACTAgcatcgccacctgctggtcgttttggtttatcattaaacttgttttattgtgttgcaTACTGTGATATTCTGTACTATCTCAGGCTCAAACTGCATcatcttttgtttaaataaatttgaGAAGTGGAACATTTTCCTCGATTTTGGTCGGAGCTTGTCTTTAAGGGGTGATGGTGGGTCCTAGAGCCAGACCAGTTAAACCACTGATCTAATCATCAGTGATCCATGTTCTTAAACTGTGTTAAAACCCCACACCAACATTTCTGCATTCTAGAGGAAGAGGCCGAAATAAAGAAGGCacattgtctgtctgtctttcactctcagcttttctttctctcagttGACTCTTTCACATTTTGGTCTCCTTCCCTGGTTTTCTCTGGTTTCATGGTCCTAAGATCagtgtttaaataaaaacagacaattttttatgttatgttttctttctcttactcTTCTTCAGGTCATCTGTAGTTCAGATGGTTCCCACAAACCTTCTCAAACGTATAATTCAATTCAACAACTTGTAAAGAACATTCCAGCCGTAGTTTCCTCCCATTCAAGGTTTGGTTTGAACTTGGGGGAACTTGGGGCCCTGGTTATGATACATTATTGTTCTGAGGTggagatgccccccccccccccccccaacaatttttgtttaaagggactcttacctttgttgcatttttacactttttttggataaggttaaattggtattaataaggtaatgacactctaaaatgcaagacagacccaccaggagtaaaaacaaacaattatttcactctcataatatttagtgaaaacttcaaccaataaaattcttcggaccgaaggaccttattggccgacagacct from Limanda limanda chromosome 5, fLimLim1.1, whole genome shotgun sequence includes:
- the LOC133001506 gene encoding LOW QUALITY PROTEIN: granzyme K-like (The sequence of the model RefSeq protein was modified relative to this genomic sequence to represent the inferred CDS: substituted 1 base at 1 genomic stop codon) gives rise to the protein MSCLGAFTGLFSCMVLLIVHSSDGSEIINGTEVKPHSLPYMALLQSPTQCCGGILIDESWVLTAAHCMNGANITTVLLGVHSIKANEENSRKVREVPMHFPHPCYDNDTKVNELMLLKLGQSVNETETVKYLKLDDAIEDPAAGTSCMVAGWGQTNXDAMEMSDVLMSVNVTVVDRVKCNSAEYYNCKPVITSDMICAGSDGQNEADTCGGDSGGPLVCSRGLVGVTSFGYKCGLIKKPGVYSYLTVKQLKWIKKTMKKSDI